aaattttttactatgtttcacatgaaaagcatagtaaaaatttttataatttttttgtggtTCAGTTACTAtcgtatataataatgttttatataaaactttctttGTGTACATGCAAGACGTGTGAAGTAAATTATCAACAAATTATaactgtaatattaaatttaatagatttgttatcataaaatattggtATGGTAATCAAACGGAAGATTACTATCACTGGATCGATTTACTTGGACTCAGCGAACCAACTAATCGCAATTGGGCAGGAGAAGACAAagtaatttatcttttattaataagtacatttctttcttaatatgtaacgcatttatttattgctttaGAACTATGTTACGTATCGAGAGTTTTTGTTATATCTTGAGGAGTAtcaaaaaacaaacatttccGATTTGAAAACACGAAAGATACGAGCAAAACCAACACCTCCCAATTCTCCTCCTAACGATTGCTCATTATCACCGCAAGAAAGATCATATATGgattataaacaaaatcatTACGTAGATTCGCACTTTTCAGGTacagattattataatttttattaagttttaaaatgaGTGTTTTTTCccaaaagtataataataatttggaaATTGATTGCACCAAAGTTGTTAATTCTGCTcacatttgtttatttttagaacaatgCAGCGCAATGCAGAGTAGAGCACcaaaaaaatacgtatcaaaagtTGCAACCCCATCGGGCATGATGATTCCACCTGAAATCTTAACAGAATGTCTCAGTAATATGAGCAGAAGTAACAACATAAGAACGGTAAGTAAGTTTTAGTACAATTGTATTAAACTgatattagtttttaatagTTTAGGCTGAActgaaaatgatataaaaatttgcattttttttactttttttatttgacctAGCAAACCATTATGTAAAATCATCAAAACTTTATGATCTgaacttttttcaaatttgaaatactcaaagtattgtagcaaaaaatcaaataattgcgatttttttattatggtTTGTACGATTACAccatgataatttttttgtacgtaACGATTGATTTTGTACTTTACATCTGACATGAGAATctttacgtttattttcattattaagtGCGACGCGATGTTTATCGAAGGTACATCGAGACGCACATGAAAATCATCGCACGCCGGTTTGCTCAAATTTGatcctttaataaataatcagacTGGTGACATCAATACATATTGCTGAGTAGAACAGTAAAAGCTTAAAGTAAATGGTTGAAACTTAAATGAAATATGAGTTAGCTAAGTGACTAAGCAATCAATATGTACGGCGCTTGAAGGAAATACATTCCAAACTGCGCCAATTTTTTGCAGACTTTAATGATTCCAATTAGATTAGcgtaaaaaatcatttatatgtatttacatgTATGATCTGTTAACTTCGAAAATACCATGATGTGGCAAAGTTTTTGAATAGTTAGTtaacttaaaaaaactatctgcttattttgtctttttgagaaaaaatcaataagtatttacaatttaatgttATGTCGTTCTCTTCAGaaacgtaaatataattttgtgaacgtgttaataagaatttaatttcttgaagtgctttattttaaattatataaaatataataaaaaaattcatattcttatattacaaaaataagctgcaaaataattaacatgtatttttattaaattttttttattaaattaagtttattaatgtTCAAAGTTTGTAttggtaaattattttgaaagaaaaaaagtaattaacaaattgatattttaaatggaaacgtAGGAAATAATTCAGCaaagatacaaatattatgtttcgcgttcaaaatatgtaacatgaagaaaataattaacagataatttttttatctgtcaTGTAAacacacacaacacacacaGTCATGTCATTACCGAAAAGATTATTAGatcattaaaaacataaagatGATAGTCCATAACATTTGCATTATAACATGCATTGTGAGATACTATATGGATCCTTTTCtcctaaaaattaaaaaatttaagagtacaattttttttacttatgtttaaaattgccattattataatacttctttgattgtttgaaattaaagaatatgaatattttaaatttatgcaaaataataaaagaaattgatttttgtttcATCGTAAGTGAGAAATCAAAATGGTGCTCAGTTACGTGCGAATGGAAAAATAaggcatttataatatatatatatatatatcagttGACAAAATCATGTACCACTTAGAAACGTTTAATGTATCAATTAGTAATGTTTGTGTTACCTTCTATGTTAAATTCCAcacacattaaatttaattatttaatgacatGATAAATATAGAGTACTTTTATATAGTACATTTGCAACACTTGTGagtcataattaatattgtgcaCAAAATTGGAGAATATATTTACTCTCTAACAAGGAATAACTAGTTCTATCGCTGATCTTATTAATAACAGTTTGTCAAACCTTATTCTGACACACAAAGTAATATGATATTCATATCACTTAATTTGAAATGATATATGACAGTTGTCACATAAACAATTATGTCGAATTGATGTCGATGAGCACCGAAAGAAAAGTACAAAATTCTACAAGTAATTCAGAATATTTTGTTCTGTTGGTAATAAttggaatataaatttcaaaaattcaaatagcattaaaatgtacacaGATATGGTAAAATCTCAACGCTACTTAATaccaaaacattatttaatcgaTATAATATAGGAATGATAAACATTACAAAATCACTTTGTTCATTTTACCGTTTTGAAGCTTTTTAACGTCAGCGTCTTGTGAACGTCACCGTGACAATGAGAAGTAATCCGTTTATTAGATACATACAAATAGTTTTCGGCTTTGATGTGTCCACTCGCATAAATCTTAGTGGTTTTGTCCACGAATATGTTTATCCTTACACATTCGTGATTCTCATTGTGTGTATCATATCATTAACTCGTATATGCTGttgtttttgataaaaatctcGAAAGAAATTTCAACGAATCTATTTCCTTCAGTTATCtgcagatttttatttaataaaagattataaagtataaagcACAAAAGGATTTTCGTCCATCAGTAATTAGATTTAGCAAACGAGGTTGCGTTTGCATATAATGCTATTGATTTTATACTGATTGTTAAATGGGCTTAATGGGTTAAGTTAATGggttaaatttatacaaaaggaaatattactataatttaaaacaaaattataaaatattttctttatatcaccatatttttacatactaaaattttttaatttattaataataatcagagaattattataaaaatttttgattttaattatcataagattagtaaaaagttttaaaaatttatatgattttattaatatattgtatatatatgttttaaccattttattaaagtttaatcAACAGTATTGAATGTCTTAAATGATTTCTACagaataaagtatatatattttagttaaatatttagtataatattttgtaaaaaatgtaattaaagcAATATGGTAATttgaaacacaaaaaaaattatgaaattatctaaagataattaaatttagttacgcgcgcgcacggaaaatagatgaaaatcgaaattaaaatacgaaaaactTGATaagatgatataaattttggcCTTTTCTTGTGGAGAATGTAAAATCATTAGAACTTAAAGAATCtaaaatcataaaactttattgaagatttttattgaatgtatgaaatattatagttttaatttttatcttacattcataaatataattgtacaaaacagattaaaataaaatatattgctatACTAAAACTAAATTCACgaaattttcatacaaaatCGGTGAgtttgaacaaaattaaatacttataCAGTACGTCCAACGcacatagaaaaattattaaagtacaagcaaatataaatacaatatagtATAAATGTAACTGGCTGTAAACTAAATATACTGCATAATTAGCTGCAACTTTAAGGCctaaatgacaaaatatatacacatattgtatgtatatgtatttatataaaatatttacaaaaatatatatatatatatatatatatatttatatatatttatatatattatatgtcatgtatatatattctattatatgttacatttatatatgaattGACATTTGAATATAGAACTGCTTCTATTAAAGTAACtccatttttctcattttataaaCAGATACATTCTATAGTAGAAGCACAAAATTTTCGCAAATGAAAtgactttaataataaacacttACGATTAAAATGTGTTCTAACTTGTAActtaataaatctattttttggcaaaataaaatggaaGATTTATTTAGAAGTATTTgagtttatatttacataataaaaatatttattattaaagccattttcttatttatttaattgttacttataatattaaaagtaatatatgtattaattttgttttagtctaattatataagaaatgttaaaattgttttaattatttgtataaaaattatggatataccgtcatttttataaaacatggttataaaaactgaaaaaccataaaaaaaagtaaaaagtcgATATAAATATGTGCTTCTTTTTAGAATTGGAGGCAGCATTGtgtttaataaagattaattttaaaatcagttaccactgattaaaaattaaattatatgtaagaAGGCTATTTGACATCTTTTATAcaatgtgtttaaaatattttttttacagttagtATTATCGATCACTAGATACTATATTTCGAAAACTGTAGCAATCAGAAATTAATgccaaatttaatattttattataaagaagcTTAAACTATGTTAGTCAGTCATTTTGTAATGCATATGGtcagaattaataaaataattaaattaattttaattaataagtaaaatagcAATTCAAacttcaatatattaataaaaaatattaattttgacactatattttttcaaatttataagaattctGTTGACACTAAACTTTTGTAGATACTTGATTAATAGCTAAATTGTTACACTAATATAGTATAGTAATCTGGCATACTTAAAACTAATATTCAAgggatacaaaaatttaatcctGTTGTCATATTCATGTTGAGTAATCGACgttaaattcatttaatttctcttatttgTATTATGTCGCAAGTTTGTCAAATGTATTGTTTGACGTATCATTTAggatgcaataatatttaacaaatgcACTCTAGATTGAGTTATGTTCTCagtcaaattaaatatagctTTTGTTCATTTTACGAATGtcacaaataaatgtaattatgcaTTTAGAAGTAACATTAGAAAAAATCAGAGAATTATCCATGCATAATTACTTCTCCATCATTTTCCTCCtgtaaaaaggaaattaatttttgaaaacaatatctttttgtttaaaaatttagatgatTATTTTACTACATATATGTAGATATATGTAGATTATTTTACTACATATATGTAGTAAAATAATGTGCTTATTTACTCTATGATCAACTTGTTCTATAAGATAtacaataaatcaataattattagcaTCTTCAATATCTTGGACACTAtaaaagttagaaaataatttctttaagaaatgtGGTATGGACCACTAGAACTTATTTAACGTTTAACGCAATGGATTTTTAAGTCCCCTATTCTGAAATTTGaattcaactttttttttttaaagtacatACACtgtgaaaaatgttttgtttgaTTCAGCTAACCGTCTGTTTGATTTTTGACGAAACGGacatattcttattaaatttaccagaattcttattaataCAACAAGATTCTGATAGATTCAACCAGAATCTGGTTTGGTTATCTCGTAATCAAACAGATTGTTGAATCTAACAGATTTTATGTGTTTACAGAATAGGTTGTCTCTCAGAATCTTGTTTGATCAATAAGAATTCTGTATGTATGCTTgatgtttataatttcatagcaatttttcaaatgaatGTAATGATGTATTTGTATCTCGTTTGGTACACCAATTGCTAACTTCTAGTGAACTTTTTTGGCattttatagtaattattaatatttattttagcatCTTTTTCTCGTATAAActaattcaattttcttatgtGTAACTGTATGCAAACTTTTTGTATGTATAggagataaatttttacagattGAATATAATGGACCACATAAGTgtcatttcaaataaatctcgATTTCATGAGATTTGCCGTTGCTTTATGTTGGCTTTTAATGAAATacgtttgttttaattatttttgagtaACCTTAaagattttgtattataattttttatatttggttTTGTCACCGCTACAAAGTACATGTAAATAatagcaatttattaaaaaaaaaataaagaagactGTTCGGGATTGCGCTAAAATTCGTGACAATTAATCATCATTTATTGTTCTACGCGAAATGTGCTGGCGCTTACTTGCCGTCAATTGTGCGCTACGCATTGAGATGCACCGAAGCTAACAAAAACACTGGAAACTAGCTCTTCtcttaatgtataaaaaattttagtggtttttttaacatgaaaatatatttcagaaattgataattataaatttcgtCGTTATCGTGTCGCGATGAAGCTTATTTTATGTAAGaacaatgtgtttttttttatttgcccGTACTTTTTATAAACAACTGATATTTTGACGTTCGCGGCGATTTTAAGCCGTTTTTTAAATACTGTTGTTAGATATTGACTACTGTttctatgatatttttttatgttataaaaaccATATAgaaattacttataataatgatGTGCACAAAATATCTTCAACAAAATGCTAATTcgacattctttttttatgcgTTCTACGCATAACACAGTTAACGCCGAATGTACGGCAGCATATTTTGCGTGCAgctataaacaataaaatgtgattaattGTCCCAGATTTCAGCGTCATTCAGAACATGATTTTTAAATCTCAGAAATAGCTCTATTTAACAAAAGAATGCATTGCATTATATAGGAatctatttcttataatacaatgaattgaaaaatattgagaatatTAATAGTTATTGCATTAtcttatgaaattaattttcataacatATTCGACTGGATATTTTACTTACATCGTCTGTTTCAAATATGACGCCGCGAGGCTGCCCGTTTTGGTGCTGCATGTTTTCTGGCTCTTGAGGTCTGAGGAAAAACAGCTatacgtttataattattacaaattatttttaatttaatgaagcgtaacaaatgatttatattcatttacatatgtgcataatttgttaaatcgAGGAAACTGTGAGGTGGCAATggtttaaataattagcaCAGAAGGGAACTATCTGTTATCTTTGTATTGAGAGAAAAAGCCAATGGGTATTTGCAATCTGTTAATTCGTGCattttgaaaaagttaatataattttgtgtgaGCATTACGagataatttctacaaattttaCTAACATTATcatgttgtatttttatttgtttttataaaaatgattagcATTATTCAggtttttaatgtaataaatttaattaggaaaattacacaaaaagaagttaatattattttgccaaaatttaaattcgtttttttatgacattttatattatttgtaacttgttcatataatttatagaagtAAATGAGACTTgtaaaattacttatatacatattaagaAACGGTGAACTTACtcgaaaatatcgaaatatatcctcttaaaaacaaaatgcatAACACAGCCTATGATCGATAGCGTTAAGACGAAAACtcctttatcttttatttcaaataataatttgtttatcacatatttcataataataattattatttctgtaatGTTAGGTGCATAATAATGCACTAGAGTtcctgaaaaaataaatttagttaataatcataaataattaataatcaattatattataactaaTAAACGAAGTACGTCaataacacaaattttttctgaattaatattggatatgatgaaattttattattagagaaAACCTTTTTTgcttgataaaagaaatcaTGTTCTtactttaatgaaataaactgctaaattgttaaaatgtattattattaagtttttcTCCAATTTAATCTATTAATGTTTGAAGTCAGTATTagtttatcatttaaaaaaaaatataggtaattaataaattgacgTTATGAATGGAAACGCAGAAAATAGTTGAACAAAGATGCAGATATTTTGTTTCACATTCAAAATATGacatgaagaaaataattaacggATAATTTGTTTATGTTGATGTAAACACACATACTACACACACAATTATGTCATTACCACTAATTAGAAGCGTAAAGCCCATAATCCAATATATGCGTGGTATATGATTCATCGttagattttatatgatctttttctctttaaaaataaaaaaattaaggttaatttttcttgatttttatttacttattctTAAAGTTATCATTATTGCAATGTTTTCTTGGTTATTTGAAATCAACAATGAagcagttttaaatttatacaaagtaataaaagagataaatttttgtttcttcgtAGATAAGAAATCAATATAGCGCCGACTTGCGcgcaaaaggaaaaataaaatatttataatatatgtattagtTGACACAAAAAATCGTACGGTCACTAACAGACGTTAAATGTTTCCATTAGTAATCTGTATTAGTAACACTTTTCACgttaaattttacacattaaattaaattatttaataacaggataaatgtgaaattgttttatacacATTCGTTACACATATAAaccataattaatattgcgagcaaaattaaacattatatttatcctTTTAGCACAGGATAGTTGGTTCCAAAtcttatgaataataaatgtttgtcAAATCTTATTCTGATGCACAAAGTGACATATTAGTTAACAATACTTAATTTGAAACGATATGTAATAGTGTCGTACAAATGATTGTTAATGGCGACGAGAGAATCGAAAGAaaggtataaattttaaagaaattcaaTAGAATATGTTGTCATGTCAGCAGtgattgcaatataaatttatcaattaacataaaatattcaaatattgaaaactctcgacataaaataatagcaaaaCCCTATTTAaccaatttaatataacaagtaTTAGCATTATAATATCACTATGTTCATCTTACCAGGTCCAAACTTTCGGACGTCTGTGTTTTCTGAACGACACCGTGACAATGAGAAGCAATCGGCTCATTacgtataatacatacatataatacttgACTTTGATTTGCTCATTTGCATTAAACTTATTGGTTTCGGCCACAAATATGTTTATCTTTACAGtttcatgatttttataatatcacaTTATTAACTCGCTTGTACTGTCTTTTTTGAGagaaatttcaaagtaaaaagTTTCTACGAAtctatttctttcaattatcAGATTCAGTTTGcagatttttatgtaattaaagattgtaaaatataatacacaaaaaGGTTTCCGTTCATGTGTAATTAGATATAGCACATAACGCtgtatttgttataaatgttttcataCTGATTGTTGAACTGGCCTATGCAAAAGAagacattacaaaaatttataatttaaagaaatatttaaaaaatttgaagtaagctcttatatatatttgttttatatcacAAACTTTTCGCgttgtaagattttttttatttagtaataataattaggggattaaaaatttaaatattcagtggattaaataccaaaaattttagttttttcttataattggATTAGCTTAAAGTTGtcgaaatttatattgctttgataatttatttatgttttgattattttataaaaatttaattaacaatgttgTTCGTTCTATATATGACTTCTATAGGAAAGTATTACATTTCGTGAAAGAAGAGATCAAATTAATAAGAcaattaaaaacagataaaaatttgttaaattataaacagatatataaatttagttgcgcgcgcgcacgaaaaatgtatgaaaattgcaattataatacGAAAAATTTGGTAggatgatataaattttggcCTTTTCttatggaaaatttaaaatcattagaACTTACAGAacctaaaataataaaactttattgaagaatgttatttttattgaatgtatgcaatattatagttttaatttttatcttaaattcaTTCTTATTGTTTTGAATTAGAGGCATGTGCCTTCCACGGGTATTCTTTCGGGATGGTGCTTCGTAGATCCGTGGACgatgaaatatgtatttcttctTAATTTAGAGTTTATGTAGGCCGAATGTGAGATGCTTCCGAATACAAATGGGTAGCAACACTTATACTGTATATAATTGCTCGACGTGATAAAAGGTCGAGCGCTCGTTGTCTAGTATGGCGACGACCGAGACGTACAACGTACGAATAGAAACATAGGCGCGCATGCTCGCGCGATGGCAGCGACGCGAAGACGCCGAAGGGCGTCCGAAGAAAAATAGTAACAACCGATACGcataaacaaaagaaaacgCCTTAGCGCCCAGAGCGGttgtttcgaataaatatcTAACACGCCGCCATCCCGAAAGAATACCCGTGGAAGGCACATGCCTCTAATTCAAAACACTTATCATAATTGTACAAAAGaggttaaaataaaacatatcgCTATACTAGAACTAAATTCACgaaattttcatacaaaatCGGTGAgtttgaacaaaattaaatacttataCAGTACGCCCAACGcacatacaaaaattattaaaatgcaaacaaatataaatgtaatatagtataaatgtAACTGGCTGCAAACTAAATACACTGCATACATAGCTGCATCTTTAAGGCctaaatggcaaaatatatactcatattgtatgtatatgtatttatataaaatatttataaaaatatttatatatacatatatatactctTATTGcccatatatttatatatatatatatatatatttatatatattatatgtcatgtatatatatatatatattattgtatgtcatatttttatatacgaatATTATACGAGGGCTGTATAATAAGTACCCGTGTTAGGGAAGAAaacgcatttaaaaaaaaatttttttacttatttttcgaCATAGTCTCCTTTCAGCTCGATACACTTAATCCAGCGATAttccaacatttttataccatgcaaaaaatatgatttgtcGAACTCCGCAAAATAAGTTTCTGTTTCGGCGATGATTTCCTCGTTTGACGTAAACCGCTTTTCGCCAAGccattttttcat
This window of the Linepithema humile isolate Giens D197 chromosome 1, Lhum_UNIL_v1.0, whole genome shotgun sequence genome carries:
- the LOC105668845 gene encoding uncharacterized protein — translated: MNHIPRIYWIMGFTLLISGTLVHYYAPNITEIIIIIMKYVINKLLFEIKDKGVFVLTLSIIGCVMHFVFKRIYFDIFEPQEPENMQHQNGQPRGVIFETDDEENDGEVIMHG